A portion of the Manihot esculenta cultivar AM560-2 chromosome 2, M.esculenta_v8, whole genome shotgun sequence genome contains these proteins:
- the LOC110608717 gene encoding RING-H2 finger protein ATL80, translating to MTRFPRILTGFDTSSVADPPEAVNVESDFVVILAALLCALICVVGLIAVARCAWLRRSGSASGSPSRGAANKGLKKKIIQSLPKFTYGAVMAADSCKFASTECAICLGEFGEKDEIRILPQCGHGFHVGCIDTWLGSHSSCPSCRQILGLARCQKCGQFPPAIAISSSSGGGAAEADSKSRVDNCNDNNHNQRHNLGDGFLP from the coding sequence ATGACTCGCTTTCCAAGAATCCTCACGGGCTTCGACACTTCCTCGGTCGCTGACCCGCCGGAGGCCGTCAACGTCGAGTCTGACTTCGTCGTCATACTCGCAGCTCTTTTATGCGCATTGATATGCGTTGTGGGACTCATTGCGGTGGCTCGTTGTGCTTGGCTCCGTCGCAGCGGCAGTGCTTCTGGTTCTCCGTCGCGGGGGGCTGCCAATAAGGGGTTGAAGAAGAAGATCATTCAGTCACTCCCTAAGTTCACATACGGCGCCGTCATGGCTGCAGATTCTTGTAAGTTTGCATCCACGGAATGCGCAATTTGTTTAGGCGAGTTTGGCGAGAAAGATGAGATTAGGATTTTACCACAGTGTGGGCATGGATTCCATGTTGGGTGCATCGATACGTGGCTAGGGTCCCACTCCTCGTGTCCTTCCTGCCGTCAGATCCTGGGGTTAGCAAGGTGTCAGAAATGCGGCCAGTTTCCTCCTGCTATTGCTATATCCTCCTCGAGCGGCGGAGGCGCGGCGGAGGCAGATTCCAAATCCAGGGTAGATAACTGTAATGACAATAACCACAATCAAAGGCATAATCTTGGCGATGGATTCCTGCCTTGA
- the LOC110608716 gene encoding uncharacterized protein LOC110608716 produces the protein MESSDLKALENRPGIFMIGSPNVGKRSLLSRLLSVDFEDASGSSSEVLAHGWTINTKYYTADVSVWMAHLHDEFSVRTLPIFKRLAALVMIFDMSDLSSLIALQDWVSRNDIQKFEILLCIGNKVDLIPGHPVHAEYRRRLQKLEDSSADPHTGFYEFGISETEGSSLLGGEDPDVEIKRSCLEWCTEHNIEYIEACAANADFDKCLSADGDSQGVERLFGALSAHMWPGMILKSGNNITQATFPNKEDLSEEESDYEVEYEVLSAGSAEPWDDTHVGWVSANGTSSVSHIRGSVDWNNRITEHDEDNWKKLDNEELQPSTSMMALQDDKEVVSKAADPNKDTEINEITPFDFEDLEQMMSEIGNMRNNLRFMPDFQRREMAAELAMKMAAMFGGGSDDEEDLD, from the exons ATGGAATCTTCGGATCTTAAAGCTCTGGAGAACCGTCCCGGCATCTTCATGATCGGATCCCCCAACGTTGGCAAACGCTCTCTTCTCTCTc GATTACTATCAGTGGATTTTGAAGATGCTTCTGGTTCATCATCTGAAGTACTTGCCCATGG GTGGACTATCAATACAAAGTATTACACAGCTGATGTTTCTGTATGGATGGCTCATCTTCATGACGAATTCTCCGTCAGGACCCTCCCAATTTTCAAACGCCTTGCTGCCTTAGTGATGATCTTTGACATGAGTGAT TTATCATCTCTCATTGCGCTTCAGGATTGGGTATCTCGAAATGATATTCAGAAGTTTGAAATATTATTATGCATTGGAAACAAAGTGGATCTCATTCCAGGTCATCCGGTTCATGCTGAGTACAGGAGACGCCTACAGAAACTTGAAGATTCTTCTGCTGATCCTCATACAGGGTTCTATGAGTTTGGGATTTCTGAAACTGAAGGAAGTAGCCTTTTGGGTGGTGAGGATCCTGATGTGGAAATCAAGAGGTCTTGTCTTGAATGGTGCACTGAGCACAACATTGAGTACATTGAAGCCTGTGCTGCCAATGCTGATTTTGACAAAT GTTTATCAGCTGATGGTGATTCACAAGGAGTTGAACGTCTCTTTGGCGCTCTTTCTGCTCATATGTGGCCTGGAATGATCCTAAAATCTGGCAATAACATAACTCAGGCAACGTTTCCTAATAAAGAAG ACTTGTCTGAAGAAGAATCTGATTATGAAGTTGAGTATGAAGTGCTATCTGCCGGTTCAGCTGAACCATGGGATGACACACATGTGGGATGGGTTTCTGCAAATGGTACTAGTTCTGTGTCACATATAAGGGGATCAGTTGATTGGAATAATCGTATTACAGAACATGATGAAGATAATTGGAAAAAGCTTGACAATGAAGAGCTACAGCCCTCAACATCAATGATGGCATTGCAGGATGACAAGGAAGTGGTGTCCAAAGCAGCAGATCCTAACAAAGACacagaaataaatgaaattactCCTTTTGACTTCGAGGATTTAGAGCAGATGATGTCTGAGATCGGAAATATGCGTAACAACTTGAGGTTTATGCCTGATTTTCAAAGGAGAGAAATGGCTGCAGAACTGGCCATGAAAATGGCTGCCATGTTTGGTGGCGGTAGTGATGATGAAGAGGATCTTGATTGA
- the LOC110608715 gene encoding monosaccharide-sensing protein 2: MRGAVLVALVAALGNMLEGWDNGTIAGSLIYIKKEFSLQTQPTMEGLIAAISLIGAAIITTFCGPVSDILGRRPMLTISAIMYIFSGLVTLWSPNVYVLLMGRVLNGFGIGLAITLVPVYISETAPSEIRGLLNTFPQFMGSGGMFLSYCMLFGVSLMDSPQWRHMLGFLSIPSVAYLALTIFYLPESPRWLVSKGRMCEAKQVLQRLRGREDVSGELALLDEGLGVGREGSLEAFIIGPASEGKAIEKGQVKLYGHEEGLAWVATPITGQSNIGIVSRRGSTASQSMPFVDPLVTLFGSVHENLPATGSMLLPSTGSISSMIGNQGRTENWDEENPRDDEDSAVENADSDDNLQSPLLSPQESSVEKDDARPANSSILSIRRNTSLFYPGDEASMGIIGGGWQLAYKYSERTGEDGRKEGGIQRMYLKQEAPVGSQRGSFLSATASVDHEEAEHVQASALVSQTAIRSRQVLGQIPDVASDIQPSQTADKIPSFGDLFEPGVKRALIVGVSLQMLQQVSGINGVLYYTPQILEQAGVAVLLSNMGLKSDSASLLTSLLASFLMLPCIVIAMRLMDVTGRRSILLYTIPVLIVSLLALVLSNVVNVGSTLHAIISAASVISYISFFVMGFGPVPNIFCSEIFPTSIRGLCITICALTYWIGDLTITYLIPVMLNSIGLSGVFTFFAFWCIISWIFVFLKVPETKGMPLEVISEFFAVGATAIPKND; the protein is encoded by the exons ATGAGGGGAGCAGTTCTTGTAGCACTTGTTGCTGCATTGGGGAATATGTTGGAAGGATGGGACAATGGAACCATTGCAG GTTCCCTTATTTATATCAAGAAGGAATTCAGTTTGCAGACTCAACCTACCATGGAAGGGCTAATTGCAGCCATATCACTTATTGGGGCCGCCATTATTACAACATTCTGTGGACCTGTGTCAGATATACTTGGACGGCGTCCCATGCTGACAATTTCTGCAATTATGTATATTTTCAGTGGTTTAGTGACGCTATGGTCTCCCAATGTTTATGTCCTTCTTATGGGAAGGGTGCTGAATGGGTTTGGAATCGGCCTTGCTATTACTCTTGTTCCTGTCTATATTTCTGAAACTGCCCCTTCAGAAATTAGGGGACTATTGAATACCTTCCCACAGTTTATGGGTTCAGGTGGAATGTTTCTATCATATTGCATGCTATTTGGAGTTTCATTGATGGACTCACCACAATGGAGGCACATGCTTGggtttctttcaattccttctgTTGCTTATCTTGCATTGACAATTTTTTACTTGCCTGAATCTCCAAGATGGCTTGTGAGCAAAGGAAGGATGTGTGAGGCTAAACAGGTTTTGCAGAGACTTCGTGGCAGGGAAGACGTTTCAG GTGAGTTGGCTTTGTTAGATGAAGGCCTTGGTGTTGGGCGTGAAGGATCCCTAGAGGCGTTCATAATTGGCCCAGCCAGTGAGGGAAAGGCCATTGAGAAAGGGCAAGTGAAATTATATGGGCACGAGGAGGGTCTCGCATGGGTAGCCACACCTATAACTGGACAGAGTAATATTGGCATTGTGTCTCGCCGTGGAAGCACGGCAAGCCAGAGCATGCCGTTCGTGGATCCTCTTGTCACTCTCTTTGGAAGTGTGCATGAGAACCTTCCTGCAACGGGAAGCATGCTTCTTCCAAGCACAGGAAGCATTTCCAGTATGATTGGAAATCAAGGTAGAACTGAAAATTGGGATGAAGAGAACCCAAGGGATGATGAAGACTCTGCGGTAGAAAATGCAGATTCCGATGACAATTTGCAAAGCCCCTTGTTGTCTCCGCAAGAGTCTAGTGTAGAAAAGGATGATGCCCGTCCTGCCAATAGCAGCATATTAAGCATCAGGCGCAATACCAGCCTCTTCTACCCTGGGGATGAAGCTTCTATGGGTATAATTGGTGGTGGTTGGCAATTGGCATATAAATATTCCGAGAGGACAGGTGAAGATGGCAGAAAGGAAGGAGGGATTCAAAGGATGTATTTGAAACAGGAAGCTCCGGTTGGTTCTCAGCGAGGGTCGTTCCTTTCAGCTACTGCTTCTGTTGATCATGAAGAAGCCGAACATGTACAAGCTTCTGCTTTGGTCAGCCAAACTGCTATTCGCTCTAGGCAAGTTCTTGGTCAGATTCCAGATGTAGCATCAGACATTCAACCATCACAAACAGCTGATAAAATTCCAAGCTTTGGCGATCTTTTTGAACCTGGAGTTAAGCGTGCATTGATTGTTGGTGTAAGCCTTCAGATGCTTCAACAG GTCTCTGGTATAAATGGGGTTCTTTACTACACTCCTCAGATTCTTGAGCAAGCAGGTGTGGCTGTTCTTTTATCAAATATGGGCTTGAAATCAGACTCAGCATCTCTCCTCACTAGTCTACTCGCTTCCTTCTTAATGCTTCCTTGCATAGTGATAGCCATGAGGCTAATGGATGTAACTGGCAGAAG GTCAATACTACTGTACACAATCCCAGTGTTGATTGTATCACTCCTTGCTTTAGTCCTAAGCAATGTCGTGAATGTTGGGTCAACTTTGCATGCAATAATTTCTGCAGCAAGTGTTATATCTTATATAAGCTTCTTCGTGATGGGGTTTGGGCCGGTTCCCAACATCTTCTGTTCAGAGATATTCCCAACCAGCATTCGTGGACTCTGCATCACAATATGTGCTCTCACATATTGGATTGGAGACCTGACAATCACTTACTTGATTCCTGTTATGCTCAACTCCATTGGCCTTTCTGGTGTTTTCACATTCTTTGCCTTCTGGTGCATCATATCCTGGATTTTTGTTTTCTTGAAGGTTCCTGAAACAAAGGGCATGCCCCTAGAAGTCATTTCTGAGTTCTTTGCTGTGGGTGCAACTGCCATCCCCAAAAATGACTGA